Proteins encoded together in one Prionailurus viverrinus isolate Anna chromosome B1, UM_Priviv_1.0, whole genome shotgun sequence window:
- the ATOH1 gene encoding transcription factor ATOH1 → MSRLLHAEEWAEVKELGDHHRHPQPHHLPQPPLPQPPATLQAREHPVYPAELSLLDSTDPRAWLAPTLQGICTARAAQYLLHSPELGASEAAAPREEADSRGELVRRSGGGGGGGSSKSPGPVKVREQLCKLKGGVVVDDLSCSRQRAPSSKQVNGVQKQRRLAANARERRRMHGLNHAFDQLRNVIPSFNNDKKLSKYETLQMAQIYINALSELLQTPSGGEQPPPPPASCKSDHHHLRAAAPYEGGAGTATAAGAQPASGGGPRPTAPGNCRTRFSAPASAGGYSVQLDALHFSTFEDSALTAMMAQKNLSPSLPGGILQPVQEETSKTSPRSHRSDGEFSPHSHYSDSDEAS, encoded by the coding sequence ATGTCCCGCCTGCTGCACGCAGAGGAGTGGGCTGAAGTGAAGGAGTTGGGGGACCACCATCGCCATCCCCAGCCGCACCACCTGCCGCAGCCGCCGCTGCCGCAGCCACCTGCGACCCTGCAGGCAAGAGAGCATCCCGTGTACCCGGCCGAGCTGTCCCTCCTGGACAGCACCGACCCacgtgcctggctggctcctaCTTTGCAGGGCATCTGTACGGCACGCGCCGCCCAGTACTTGCTGCATTCCCCGGAGCTGGGTGCTTCCGAGGCTGCGGCGCCCCGGGAGGAGGCGGACAGCCGGGGGGAGCTCGTGAggaggagcggcggcggcggcggcggcggcagcagcaagAGTCCCGGGCCAGTGAAAGTGCGAGAACAGCTGTGCAAGCTGAAAGGCGGGGTGGTGGTAGACGATCTGAGCTGCAGCCGCCAGCGCGCCCCTTCCAGCAAACAGGTGAATGGGGTGCAGAAGCAAAGGCGGCTGGCGGCCAACGCCAGGGAGCGACGCAGGATGCACGGGCTGAACCACGCCTTCGACCAGCTGCGCAATGTTATCCCGTCCTTCAACAACGACAAGAAGCTGTCCAAGTATGAGACCCTGCAGATGGCCCAGATCTACATCAACGCCTTGTCCGAGCTGCTACAAACACCCAGCGGCGGGGAGCAGCCACCGCCGCCGCCAGCGTCTTGCAAGAGCGACCATCACCATCTTCGCGCCGCCGCCCCCTACGAGGGCGGCGCGGGCACCGCGACCGCTGCGGGGGCCCAGCCCGCCTCGGGAGGGGGCCCCCGGCCGACGGCACCCGGAAACTGCCGGACTCGCTTTTCTGCCCCGGCCTCCGCGGGAGGATATTCGGTGCAGCTGGACGCTCTGCACTTCTCGACTTTCGAGGACAGCGCCCTGACGGCGATGATGGCGCAAAAGAACCTGTCGCCTTCGCTGCCCGGGGGCATCCTGCAGCCAGTGCAGGAGGAAACTAGCAAAACTTCGCCCCGGTCCCACAGAAGCGACGGGGAGTTTTCCCCCCATTCCCATTACAGTGACTCAGATGAGGCAAGTTAG